From the Oceanobacillus kimchii X50 genome, the window AATCACATTTTAATCTATCACTTGCAGGAGGTCAGCAACATCTAAAAGGAAAAATATTTCGGATAGGACATATGGGATATTGTTCCCCAGCAGATACTTTGCAAACAATCAGTTTAATTGAAATTGGTTTACAACTGATCGGAAAGAATATTGAATTAGGACAAGGCACAGCTGCAGCTCAGCAAATTTATATACAGCAGGAGGTAAGATAAATTATGGCTTTTCAAGTACTTATTAGTGACCCATTAAGTGAAGATGGACTCAAACCACTTCAAGAGGCTGAAAATATTGAACTCGTGATTAATCCGGGATGGAATGAAGAAGAATTATTAGACCAAATTGATGCTTTTGATGCCATATTAGTTCGAAGCCAGACGCAAATTACCCGTTCCTTAATTGAACAAGCGAGTAATTTAAAAATTATAGGTCGCGCTGGTGTTGGTGTCGATAATATAGATCTAGACGCTGCTACAGAGAATGGAGTTATTGTCGTTAATGCTCCAAATGGTAATACAAATTCTGCAGCAGAGCATACAATGGCAATGATTATGGCCTTATCACGAAATATCCCACAAGCTTACCATGCGTTAAAACAAAAACAATGGGATCGAAAACGTTTTGTAGGCGTTGAGTTAAAGCAAAAGACTTTAGGTATTGTCGGGTTAGGAAGAATCGGTGCTGAAGTAGCTGCACGAGCAAAAGGTCAGCGAATGAACGTCATTGCCTACGATCCATTCTTCACAGAAGAAAAAGCAGAGCAGATGGGAGTTCAATATGGGACACTAGAAGATGTATTACGTGCAGGAGATTTTATCACCGTGCATACACCACTGCTTAAGGAAACAAAGCATTTGATTAACAAAGATGCTTTTCACCTAATGAAAGATGGTGTACAAATTATTAATTGCGCTCGTGGCGGAATTATCGACGAAGACGCATTATACGATGCAATTCAGTCAGGAAAAGTAGCAGGTGCTGCACTTGATGTCTTTGAACAAGAACCTTTTACAGATCATAAGTTATTAACTCTACCTGAAGTGGTTGCTACACCTCACTTAGGTGCAAGTACGGTAGAAGCACAAGAAGTGGTTGCTATCGATGTTAGTCATGATGTACTTCGGTTCTCTCAAGGGAAAGCAGTTCGTAACCCAGTAAATATGCCATCAGTTCCAAGCGAGATTATGTATAAAATTGAACCATACTTCCACCTCGCTGAAAAACTTGGTACATTTATTACGGATTTAACAAAAGAAGTGGTAAGCGAAGTGAAAATTACGTATGCTGGTGATTTAGCGGATATCGAAATTGCACCATTAACGCGAAACGCTGTTAAAGGACTTCTAAAGCGCTACTTAGGAAGTAGGATCAATGATGTAAATGCACTGTTCCTAGCTGATCGAAAGGGTATTGAAGTTAGTGAGAGTAAAACGTCGTCTAAAAAAGGGTTTACAAACCTAATCACAATCGAAGTTTCAGGAAAGTTTGGGACTAGAAAAGCAGCAGGGACATTATTAAACGGATTAGGTCCACGCTTAGTTCGTGTAGATGAATATCGTGTAGATATAACACCAGAAGGTCATATGGTCGTTATCCAACATCGTGACCAGCCAGGAGTAATTGGTAGAATGGGGAGTACCATCGCAAAACATAATATTAATATTGCTACGATGCAAGTGGATCGATCAGATATTGGTGGTGACGCTATTATGATTCTTACCATAGATCGACATCTAGCGGATGAAGCATTAAACGAGATTGAAAGCCTAGATGAAATTAAATCCGTTACTGCGATTGATTTATAAATAGTCTTAACCTAATTTCCCAAGAAACTATGGGCGCCTTTTGCGGACACGATTCAACTAACTTGGCTATTTCCAAGTAGATTTTAAATTTGTGCTGTTTCCGCTGGAGTCGCCCATTTTCTTTTTTTATAGTATTAAATCTACTTCCTACACATATTGCATTAATTCAGATGAATTTATAAAATTTGCGTTAATAATTCGTCTAAAGATTTTATTTCATACGTAGGTTGAATATCCGTTTCATTGTTTTGATTAAATCGATTTAGCCATACAGAAGGAATTCCTTGATGATTCGCTCCAATAATGTCTGTATGCAAATTATCTCCAACCATCAACACATCTTGAGACCGTAACTCTAGTGTTG encodes:
- the serA gene encoding phosphoglycerate dehydrogenase → MAFQVLISDPLSEDGLKPLQEAENIELVINPGWNEEELLDQIDAFDAILVRSQTQITRSLIEQASNLKIIGRAGVGVDNIDLDAATENGVIVVNAPNGNTNSAAEHTMAMIMALSRNIPQAYHALKQKQWDRKRFVGVELKQKTLGIVGLGRIGAEVAARAKGQRMNVIAYDPFFTEEKAEQMGVQYGTLEDVLRAGDFITVHTPLLKETKHLINKDAFHLMKDGVQIINCARGGIIDEDALYDAIQSGKVAGAALDVFEQEPFTDHKLLTLPEVVATPHLGASTVEAQEVVAIDVSHDVLRFSQGKAVRNPVNMPSVPSEIMYKIEPYFHLAEKLGTFITDLTKEVVSEVKITYAGDLADIEIAPLTRNAVKGLLKRYLGSRINDVNALFLADRKGIEVSESKTSSKKGFTNLITIEVSGKFGTRKAAGTLLNGLGPRLVRVDEYRVDITPEGHMVVIQHRDQPGVIGRMGSTIAKHNINIATMQVDRSDIGGDAIMILTIDRHLADEALNEIESLDEIKSVTAIDL